The Vibrio tasmaniensis genome includes a region encoding these proteins:
- the cspE gene encoding transcription antiterminator/RNA stability regulator CspE, which translates to MSNTNTGTVKWFNEEKGFGFISQDNGGADVFVHFRAIASEGFKTLKEGQKVSFEVENGQKGLQAANVVAQ; encoded by the coding sequence ATGTCTAACACAAATACTGGCACTGTAAAATGGTTTAACGAAGAGAAAGGTTTCGGTTTCATTTCTCAAGACAACGGCGGCGCTGACGTATTCGTACACTTCCGTGCTATCGCTTCTGAAGGTTTCAAAACTCTGAAAGAAGGCCAAAAGGTTTCTTTCGAAGTTGAAAACGGTCAAAAAGGCCTACAAGCAGCAAACGTTGTTGCTCAATAA
- the codB gene encoding cytosine permease yields the protein MAADNNYSLGPVPTSARKGVASLTMVMLGLTFFSASMWTGGSLGTGLSFNDFFLAVLIGNLILGIYTSFLGYIGSSTGLSTHLLARFSFGTKGSWLPSALLGGTQVGWFGVGVAMFAIPVQKATGIDTNTLIVVSGLLMTGTVYFGIKALMVLSAIAVPAIAILGGYSVLTAVDSVGGLEQLQLIKPETPMDFSMALAMVVGSFVSAGTLTADFVRFGKKPASAVLITMVAFFIGNSLMFIFGAAGAAATGQADISDVMIAQGLLLPAIIVLGLNIWTTNENALYASGLGLSNITGRSSTTMSIINGIIGTIFALWLYNNFVGWLTFLSLAIPPIGGVIIADFFANRKRYKDFANAEFQTVNWAGIIAVATGVAAGHFLPGIVPLNAVFGGAISYLVLNPLLNKKALKSQAA from the coding sequence ATGGCTGCTGATAATAACTACAGTCTAGGGCCGGTTCCTACATCGGCTAGGAAAGGAGTCGCTTCACTCACCATGGTAATGCTTGGACTCACTTTCTTCTCTGCAAGTATGTGGACTGGTGGTTCACTCGGGACAGGTCTTTCTTTCAACGATTTCTTCCTTGCTGTTCTCATCGGTAACCTAATTCTTGGTATTTACACTTCTTTTCTTGGCTACATCGGCTCATCTACTGGCCTCTCGACTCACCTTCTTGCTCGTTTCTCTTTTGGTACTAAAGGCTCATGGCTTCCTTCTGCTCTACTTGGTGGTACACAAGTCGGTTGGTTTGGTGTGGGCGTTGCGATGTTTGCCATCCCAGTTCAAAAAGCCACAGGCATAGATACCAACACCTTGATTGTTGTATCTGGCTTGTTGATGACAGGTACGGTGTACTTCGGTATTAAAGCACTCATGGTGCTTTCAGCGATTGCGGTGCCCGCAATTGCGATTCTAGGTGGTTACTCAGTACTAACAGCCGTAGACAGTGTTGGTGGACTAGAGCAACTGCAGCTGATTAAGCCAGAGACGCCAATGGACTTCTCAATGGCACTAGCAATGGTTGTAGGTTCGTTTGTAAGTGCAGGTACGTTGACTGCCGATTTCGTTCGCTTCGGTAAAAAGCCAGCAAGCGCCGTGTTAATTACCATGGTCGCATTCTTCATCGGTAACTCGCTGATGTTTATCTTCGGCGCAGCAGGCGCAGCAGCAACCGGTCAGGCTGATATTTCAGATGTGATGATCGCGCAAGGTCTACTGCTTCCCGCCATCATCGTGCTTGGCTTGAATATCTGGACAACCAATGAAAACGCACTTTATGCGTCAGGTCTTGGTTTATCTAACATCACAGGTCGCTCAAGTACTACAATGTCTATCATTAACGGCATTATCGGAACGATTTTCGCACTTTGGTTATACAACAACTTCGTTGGCTGGCTAACCTTCCTTTCGCTGGCGATTCCGCCGATTGGTGGCGTAATCATCGCCGACTTCTTCGCGAACCGTAAACGTTACAAAGATTTTGCAAATGCAGAGTTCCAAACCGTTAACTGGGCTGGCATTATCGCGGTAGCAACAGGCGTAGCCGCTGGTCACTTCTTACCTGGCATCGTTCCTTTGAATGCCGTGTTTGGTGGTGCAATCAGTTACCTCGTGCTAAATCCTCTATTGAACAAAAAAGCTCTGAAATCTCAGGCCGCTTAA
- a CDS encoding cytosine deaminase: MTTLLIKNAKLQDQEGLKQILIENGQFSRILDNDAQIDHQGDILDAEGGIAVSPFCEPHIHLDTTQTAGEPNWNISGTLFEGIERWAERKELLSIEDVKSRAKQTLKWQIANGVQHVRTHVDVSDPTLVALKAMVEVREEMKEWVDIQIVAFPQEGILSYPNGKELLEEAVKIGADVIGAIPHFEFTREYGIESLHYVFELARKYDCLIDVHCDEIDDEQSRFVETLAALAHKFEMGEKVTASHTTAMGSYNGAYASRLFRLLKMSGINFVANPLVNIHLQGRFDDYPKRRGVTRVKEMLAANINVCFGHDDVFDPWYPLGTANMLQVLHMGLHVTQVMGYDQINTSLDLISKNSARTLHIQDNYGIEEGKPGSLLILPADNGFDAVRRQVPVQYSIRHGKIIAETQPAKTKINLDKTEDINFKR; encoded by the coding sequence ATGACAACCTTATTAATCAAGAACGCGAAACTTCAGGACCAAGAAGGCTTGAAACAGATTCTGATTGAAAATGGTCAATTTTCTCGCATTCTCGATAATGACGCTCAAATCGATCATCAAGGTGACATCCTTGATGCTGAAGGTGGTATTGCGGTTTCTCCATTCTGTGAACCGCACATCCACCTAGATACCACTCAAACTGCTGGTGAGCCTAACTGGAACATCTCTGGTACTTTGTTTGAAGGTATTGAGCGTTGGGCTGAGCGTAAAGAATTGTTATCAATCGAAGACGTAAAGTCTCGTGCCAAGCAAACACTGAAATGGCAGATAGCTAATGGTGTTCAACACGTGCGTACACACGTTGATGTCTCTGACCCAACGTTAGTTGCGTTAAAAGCGATGGTTGAAGTTCGTGAAGAGATGAAAGAGTGGGTCGACATCCAGATCGTTGCATTCCCTCAAGAAGGCATTCTTTCATACCCTAACGGCAAAGAGTTGCTTGAAGAAGCAGTCAAGATCGGCGCTGACGTTATCGGTGCTATCCCCCATTTCGAATTCACTCGTGAATACGGTATTGAATCTCTGCATTATGTGTTCGAGCTTGCACGCAAGTACGACTGCCTGATCGACGTTCACTGTGATGAGATTGATGACGAGCAATCTCGCTTTGTTGAAACGCTGGCAGCCCTTGCGCACAAATTCGAAATGGGTGAGAAGGTAACGGCAAGCCATACCACAGCGATGGGTTCATACAATGGTGCTTACGCATCTCGCCTATTCCGTCTACTGAAGATGTCTGGTATTAACTTCGTGGCAAACCCATTAGTGAATATTCACTTACAGGGTCGCTTCGACGACTACCCGAAACGCCGTGGCGTAACGCGAGTTAAAGAGATGCTCGCCGCAAATATCAATGTGTGTTTCGGCCACGATGATGTGTTTGACCCTTGGTACCCACTGGGCACAGCAAACATGCTTCAAGTTCTGCACATGGGACTGCACGTAACGCAAGTGATGGGCTACGACCAAATCAACACTTCGCTTGATTTGATCAGCAAAAATTCAGCACGCACACTGCATATCCAAGACAACTACGGTATTGAAGAAGGTAAGCCAGGAAGCTTACTAATTCTTCCTGCAGATAACGGTTTTGATGCAGTACGTCGCCAAGTTCCAGTGCAGTACTCTATTCGCCACGGAAAAATAATCGCAGAGACTCAACCAGCTAAGACTAAAATTAATTTAGATAAGACTGAAGATATCAACTTCAAACGATAA